The following coding sequences are from one Dermacentor silvarum isolate Dsil-2018 chromosome 4, BIME_Dsil_1.4, whole genome shotgun sequence window:
- the LOC119448747 gene encoding cullin-3 translates to MPLVRRGAQPRAGSKTRKGIDINNSNGSLAQKKDDDKVSARSGPRRQLDAMAWLSAKKNAKVVRVLQRAPPQMEECCTEDIWLELRRAFSEIQEKRSTSLRFDKLYRHAHAMVMRNEGALLYHGLREAVTEHLTTKVRALVLAKVDDDFLQTLIRAWKDHQTSMAMIGDVVTYMDRIYVPQNNVDSVSKLGVSLFRDEVARNADVRDHIRGSLLGLVKTEREGKPVDRLSMKEACEMLVSLELDSRSVYKEVFEQPFLKESAEFYALRAHHYIETMDVLEYIAKIQQHITEESERARQCLDDSTVASVVQVVENELVGKYIKAILEMEDSGVVHMLKHGMTEELACTFRLLKCVQGGLKALLDCTSKYLRDVGKSIVSESGDSVSLIPKVIELKDRFDHFLKHSFNDEQLAKQMITADFEYILGLTRKSPELLSQFVDDMLRKGIKGMTEPEIDQLLDTAIATFRFLQEKDLFDRYYKQHLAKRLLLNKSASIDAERSMVAKLKNECGGMFTSKMEAMFKDINFSDNMILDFKAVISSCGMDLEGVDLNQSNIPAAPRCAFETFKRFYLARHDGRRLTLQPQLGWADMSAVFYGPWKNEPCSSQTPDKPQPRTYTIQVSTYQMCVLMLFNGRDKISYEDIASETDIPETNLTRALHSLYAATASEPVLTKTPNTKEIDKGHIFAVNEAFTSGMQKVKIQTTSGKKDSSPKNDGNAGNEGNVGNVGNMQEERRYELEAAIVRIMKARKTLSHDDLLVEVTNVLKARYTPTPAAFKKRVDALIEREYLERDTEDPVVYVYMP, encoded by the exons ATGCCGCTGGTGCGCAGGGGAGcccagccacgagcgggatctaaGACCAG AAAAGGAATcgacatcaacaacagcaacgGTTCCCTGGCCCAGAAGAAAGACGACGACAAGGTTAGCGCGAGAAGTGGGCCCAGAAGACAGCTGGACGCCATGGCCTGGCTCTCCGCCAAGAAAAATGCCAAGGTCGTGCGTGTCCTCCAACGTGCGCCGCCGCAGATGGAAGAATGCTGCACCGAGGACATCTGGCTGGAGCTGCGGAGAGCCTTCAGCGAGATACAGGAGAAGCGAAGCACCAGCCTGCGCTTCGATAAGCTGTACCGACACGCACACGCCATGGTGATGCGGAACGAAGGGGCGCTCCTCTACCACGGACTGCGCGAAGCCGTGACGGAACACCTGACCACCAAAGTACGTGCCCTAGTCTTGGCTAAAGTTGACGACGACTTCCTGCAGACGCTAATTCGGGCCTGGAAGGACCACCAGACAAGCATGGCAATGATTGGCGACGTCGTGACCTACATGGACCGCATATACGTGCCTCAGAACAACGTTGACAGCGTGAGCAAATTGGGTGTCTCGCTCTTCAGGGACGAGGTGGCGCGCAACGCTGATGTCCGGGACCACATCCGCGGAAGCCTGCTCGGCTTGGTGAAGACGGAGCGCGAAGGTAAGCCAGTCGACAGGCTTTCCATGAAGGAGGCGTGCGAAATGCTCGTAAGCTTGGAACTCGATTCGAGGTCCGTCTACAAGGAAGTTTTCGAGCAGCCGTTTCTGAAAGAGTCAGCGGAATTCTACGCTTTACGCGCCCATCATTATATCGAAACGATGGACGTTCTCGAGTACATCGCCAAAATCCAGCAGCATATCACCGAAGAGTCGGAGCGGGCGAGGCAGTGCCTGGATGACTCGACCGTGGCTTCTGTCGTGCAGGTAGTAGAGAACGAACTCGTTGGGAAGTACATAAAGGCCATCCTGGAGATGGAGGACTCCGGAGTTGTGCATATGCTCAAGCACGGGATGACCGAGGAACTGGCGTGCACATTTAGGCTCCTCAAATGCGTGCAGGGTGGCCTCAAGGCATTGCTTGACTGTACGAGCAAGTACCTGCGCGACGTAGGAAAATCAATCGTGAGCGAGAGCGGGGACTCGGTGAGCCTGATACCGAAAGTTATAGAGCTGAAAGATCGCTTTGACCATTTTCTAAAGCACTCTTTCAACGATGAGCAGCTGGCCAAGCAGATGATCACCGCCGACTTTGAATATATACTTGGCCTGACCCGCAAGTCACCTGAGCTTCTGTCTCAGTTTGTAGACGACATGTTACGAAAAGGAATTAAGGGCATGACAGAGCCGGAGATTGACCAGTTGCTGGACACGGCTATCGCGACGTTTCGGTTCTTGCAGGAGAAAGATCTTTTCGATCGCTACTACAAGCAGCACCTGGCCAAGCGGCTGCTGCTCAACAAAAGCGCCTCGATCGACGCAGAGAGAAGCATGGTCGCTAAGCTCAAGAACGAGTGTGGCGGCATGTTCACCTCTAAGATGGAAGCCATGTTCAAGGACATTAATTTCTCCGATAACATGATTCTGGATTTCAAGGCCGTAATATCTTCTTGCGGAATGGACTTGGAAGGAGTCGACCTGAAC CAAAGCAACATTCCCGCCGCACCGCGCTGCGCTTTCGAGACGTTCAAGCGGTTCTACCTGGCGAGGCACGACGGCCGACGACTGACCCTGCAACCACAACTAGGCTGGGCAGACATGAGCGCCGTGTTCTACGGGCCGTGGAAGAACGAGCCATGTTCGTCGCAAACGCCAGACAAGCCCCAGCCGCGTACCTACACCATCCAGGTGTCGACGTACCAGATGTGCGTGCTGATGCTGTTCAACGGCCGCGACAAGATATCGTACGAGGACATCGCCTCTGAGACGGACATCCCCGAAACAAACCTGACTCGCGCCCTACATTCGCTGTACGCGGCAACCGCCTCCGAGCCAGTGCTTACCAAGACACCCAACACGAAGGAGATTGACAAGGGCCACATTTTCGCCGTCAACGAAGCCTTCACGTCCGGTATGCAGAAGGTCAAAATTCAGACGACGTCGGGCAAAAAAGATTCCTCGCCAAAGAACGATGGTAACGCGGGCAATGAGGGCAACGTGGGCAACGTGGGCAACATGCAGGAAGAGCGAAGGTATGAACTGGAAGCGGCCATCGTGAGGATAATGAAGGCACGCAAAACATTGTCGCACGACGACCTTCTCGTCGAAGTGACGAACGTGCTGAAAGCCAGGTACACTCCCACTCCCGCTGCGTTCAAGAAGAGGGTCGATGCCCTTATAGAAAGAGAGTATCTTGAGAGGGATACCGAGGACCCAGTGGTGTACGTCTACATGCCATAA